TACAAAAAAACGCCGCAATATGAAAAAATTAATGCTGTGTTTAGTTTGAGTGATTTTAAATTTATATTTTTTTGGGAATATGCACACCGACTTTGGGCGCGTCTGATGGGTCTGGTTTTCTTTTTTCCTTTTTGTTGGTTTTTCTATAAAAAGCGATTGGATAAGATATTGATAAAGCGACTATTTGTGCTGATTTTATTGACTTCTTTTGTCGCTAGCTTAGGTTGGATCATGGTGAGTAGCGGACTTATCAACAGACCCTGGGTAAATGCCTACAAACTAGCATTTCATTTAATGGCCGCCGTGATCACCGTTGCTTATCTGTTATATATTATCTGTAAGCGCGAGATGTTTATACGCGTTAAAATTTTTGAGAAACACATTCGCAATTTCTTTATTTTTATTTTAGGCTGTTTGAGTCTCCAGATTTTTCTGGGAGGCGTAGTTGCAGGTATGCGTGCTTCGATTGTGGCTCCAAGCTGGCCTTTACTTCAAGGTAAATGGATTCCAAATCAGGTTTTTGAGGGGTCTGCTTATGTTGAATACGTTTTTGGTGAATATGAAAATTCTGCTATAGGACCTATCATTGTACAATTCTGGCACAGATCAATGGCCTATTTGCTGGTTGTTTTAATATTGGTATTTGTGATTTGGGTGTATAAAATTGTAGGAAAGGATATTGGGAAGGTATGTATGACTCTTGTTATGTTATTGAGTTTACAAATTTTACTTGGAATATTTACAGTTTTAAACAGTGTAGGCTCTATTCCTCTATGGTTGGCAGTTTTGCATCAACTTTTCGGCATCGTTTTATTTCTTTATTGCCTGTTTGTTTACTGGACTCGTTTGTCAAAGTCCAATAATGCATAATTTGTAAATATTTCCATTATTTTTGTTCGAAGCAAGCGTTATTTATGGAGTATCCCATACAAATAGAGGGTAAGTTTAAATTTATTGAATCCGGCACAAATGGACCAAATCTCATGTTATTACACGGGCTGTTTGGGGCACTTAGTAACTTTGAGGGCATCATTCGAAATTTCAGTAAAAATTTTAATGTAATTGTGCCTTTATTGCCCATTTATGAGCTGCCCATACTTCAGGCAACAGTTAGCGGTCTTGTGGATTATGTAGTAGATTTTGTACACCATAAGGATTATCATCAATTGAATTTACTAGGAAACAGTCTGGGAGGTCACGTTGCATTAATGTATACCATCAAAGACGCAGACAGGGTGCAGAGCCTTACTCTTACCGGAAGTTCCGGTTTATTTGAGAGTGGCATGGGCAATACATTTCCCAAAAGAGGTGATTACGAGTTTATCAAAAAGAAAACAGAGGAAACATTCTTTAACCCTGCCGTCGCAACCAAAGATTTAGTTGATGAAGTCTACAATATTGTAAACGACAGAGGAAAAGCGATTCGGGTCATCGCCACTGCAAAGTCAGCTATCAGACACAATATGGGTGACAAACTTCATTTGATTAAAGTGCCAACCTTGCTTATATGGGGAAAGAATGATGGAGTTACTCCCCC
This sequence is a window from Saprospiraceae bacterium. Protein-coding genes within it:
- a CDS encoding COX15/CtaA family protein, which produces MWLIIGFIMLLVQILLGGITRLTGSGLSITRWDIVTGILYPLSEEAWNVHFDLYKKTPQYEKINAVFSLSDFKFIFFWEYAHRLWARLMGLVFFFPFCWFFYKKRLDKILIKRLFVLILLTSFVASLGWIMVSSGLINRPWVNAYKLAFHLMAAVITVAYLLYIICKREMFIRVKIFEKHIRNFFIFILGCLSLQIFLGGVVAGMRASIVAPSWPLLQGKWIPNQVFEGSAYVEYVFGEYENSAIGPIIVQFWHRSMAYLLVVLILVFVIWVYKIVGKDIGKVCMTLVMLLSLQILLGIFTVLNSVGSIPLWLAVLHQLFGIVLFLYCLFVYWTRLSKSNNA
- a CDS encoding alpha/beta hydrolase; translation: MEYPIQIEGKFKFIESGTNGPNLMLLHGLFGALSNFEGIIRNFSKNFNVIVPLLPIYELPILQATVSGLVDYVVDFVHHKDYHQLNLLGNSLGGHVALMYTIKDADRVQSLTLTGSSGLFESGMGNTFPKRGDYEFIKKKTEETFFNPAVATKDLVDEVYNIVNDRGKAIRVIATAKSAIRHNMGDKLHLIKVPTLLIWGKNDGVTPPFVAEKFKELIPNSKLFFLEACGHAPMMEKPDDFNDILEKFLLNVNVLS